The following proteins are co-located in the Euwallacea fornicatus isolate EFF26 chromosome 16, ASM4011564v1, whole genome shotgun sequence genome:
- the LOC136343919 gene encoding uncharacterized protein codes for MDELVLNFVKFLSSTVVFRIISYPNFAIEILLATVVCVSQALLIFEINTLVRRTKAKTKLRMKHPIKEAESISFHSLVAMKTSTRAFHDKPDIYHIYSSIKPKKRFDGKDRNFGWAVSTGDSVMRHTFSDRVEYLLSTTPSEYVRCDLARKSREQSLRSCLQSLKFLLEKALNNDEDDSINVSKTQNSVNTPNEGFELELTNDYAQINKFASSSLQSPMEQKAPNHFLKSPLDPEKLMSWMYQCSNVNISKSNSDMRPKTKTHNEEDDGKDVGRCLALKSSESLSEIYRKKRTTSGL; via the exons ATGGATGAATTAGTattaaatttcgtgaaattccTGTCAAGTACCGTCGTTTTTCGTATTATCTCCTACCCGAATTTCGCCATAGAGATCCTTTTAGCCACGGTAGTCTGCGTCAGTCAAGCCTTACTCATCTTCGAAATCAACACTTTAGTAAGGAGGACCAAAGCTAAGACCAAGCTCCGAATGAAACATCcaataaaag AAGCCGAAAGTATATCTTTTCATAGCTTGGTTGCAATGAAGACCTCCACGCGGGCCTTCCACGATAAACCGGATATTTACCACATCTACAGCTCAATAAAGCCAAAGAAGAGATTTGACGGTAAAGACAGGAACTTCGGATGGGCGGTATCTACAGGGGACTCGGTGATGAGGCACACGTTTTCAGATAGA GTGGAGTACCTCCTCTCGACTACCCCTTCTGAATACGTGAGATGCGATCTTGCGCGTAAAAGCCGTGAACAAAGTCTGCGTTCGTGTCTCCAGTCCCTCAAGTTCCTTCTCGAAAAAGCATTGAACAACGATGAAGACGACAGCATTAACGTGTCCAAGACCCAAAACAGCGTCAACACCCCCAACGAAGGGTTTGAGCTTGAGCTGACCAATGACTATGCCCAGATCAATAAATTTGCCTCGTCCAGTCTGCAAAGTCCGATGGAACAGAAGGCACCGAATCACTTCTTGAAGTCCCCACTTGATCCTGAGAAATTGATGTCCTGGATGTATCAATGCTCAAATGTGAACATTTCTAAGAGCAACTCTGACATGAGACCaaaaacaaagactcataatGAGGAGGATGATGGGAAGGATGTAGGACGGTGTTTGGCGCTTAAGTCTAGCGAATCGTTGAGCGAGATATACAGAAAGAAAAGGACAACGAGCGGTTTATGA